From the genome of Spinacia oleracea cultivar Varoflay chromosome 2, BTI_SOV_V1, whole genome shotgun sequence, one region includes:
- the LOC110786491 gene encoding pyridoxine/pyridoxamine 5'-phosphate oxidase 2 gives MNTATPWKQLLLHALESNTHVKHSSFFQLATVGANGKPANRTVVFRGFQEETDKIQINTDCRTEKIEDLKYCPFSEICWYFTDSWEQFRINGRIDIIDGSNSDTIKLQQREQSWFASSLKSRLQYMGPDPGIPSITEESSEVFSLDPLAGPVNAFCLLVLDPDQVDYLNLKTNTRLAYRCSRNLNGQKSWTPERINP, from the exons ATGAACACAGCAACTCCATGGAAGCagcttcttcttcatgcttTGGAATCCAATACCCATGTCAAGCATTCTTCATTTTTCCAACTT GCGACTGTCGGAGCTAATGGGAAACCTGCTAATCGAACTGTAGTTTTCAG GGGATTTCAAGAAGAGACTGATAAAATCCAGATCAACACTGATTGTCGGACAGAGAAG ATTGAAGATCTCAAGTATTGCCCATTTTCTGAG ATATGTTGGTATTTTACTGACTCCTGGGAGCAGTTCAGAATAAATGGAAGAATTGATATTATTGACGGATCAAATTCTGATACCATTAAACTCCAG CAAAGGGAGCAATCGTGGTTTGCTAGTTCATTGAAATCGAGATTGCAGTATATGGGTCCTGATCCTGGTATTCCCTCCATTACTGAAGAATCATCAGAGGTTTTCAGTTTAGATCCACTTGCAGGCCCAGTTAATGCATTTTGCCTGCTGGTTCTAGATCCTGATCAG GTGGattacttgaacttgaaaactaACACGAGGTTAGCCTATAGGTGTAGCAGAAATTTGAATGGACAGAAAAGCTGGACTCCGGAGAGAATAAATCCATAG
- the LOC110786480 gene encoding laccase-6, whose translation MGNSVASITVWLVLILQAQVLPILARRSSQRSTQFYDFKVQMTRITKLCNTKDIVTVNGMYPGPVLYAREDDKVAVKVTNDSPYDITIHWHGVRQKLSCWYDGPSYITQCPIQPGKTFTYKFTMVKQKGTLLWHAHSSWLRGTVYGAIVAYPKTGVPYPFKPPYAEHIIILGEYWLKDLVQLEHDVLSSGGSPPPTDAFTINGHPGPNYNCSNNDTYKLDVLPGKTYLLRIINAALNMEQFFAIAKHNLTIVEADGAYTKPLTVSQVMLGPGQTINALVTTNQQPGKYSISVGPYMSARNVTFQNISSIAYFQYSGYSSNNFPLSYAQLPSFNDTLVINTVMDGLRSLGPVNVPREIDTPLFITIGINVQKCTSRTPSQNCKGINGGVMAASMNNVSFIKPNISLLEAYYEKINGHYTEDFPDFPQKVYDFVNQAPNDIPHDTQSIIGTRTKVIEYGSRVQIILQDTGTVTTENHPIHLHGHSFYVVGYGAGNYSPQAASFNLVDPPYLNTIGVPSGGWAAIRFVADNPGVWFMHCHMEVHLSWGLSVVLIVKNGQGKLEALPRPPTDRPRC comes from the exons ATGGGAAATTCAGTTGCTTCTATTACAGTATGGCTCGTCTTGATATTACAAGCACAGGTTCTACCTATCTTAGCAAGAAGGTCAAGTCAAAGATCTACCCAATTCTATGACTTTAAG GTGCAAATGACCAGGATCACAAAGCTGTGCAACACGAAGGACATAGTCACTGTCAACGGCATGTACCCAGGACCAGTCCTTTATGCCCGAGAAGATGACAAAGTGGCTGTCAAAGTTACCAATGACTCCCCCTACGACATCACAATACACTG GCATGGCGTTCGTCAGAAGCTCTCCTGCTGGTATGATGGTCCTTCCTACATAACCCAATGCCCAATCCAACCAGGGAAAACCTTCACCTACAAGTTCACAATGGTAAAGCAAAAAGGCACCCTTCTATGGCATGCTCACTCCTCTTGGCTTCGAGGTACTGTGTATGGTGCCATTGTTGCATATCCCAAGACTGGGGTGCCCTACCCTTTCAAGCCCCCATATGCAGAACATATCATAATTCTTG GAGAATATTGGCTGAAGGACCTTGTGCAACTTGAGCATGATGTTCTATCAAGTGGTGGTAGTCCTCCACCAACAGACGCATTCACCATTAACGGTCATCCAGGACCCAACTACAATTGCTCAAATAATG ACACATATAAACTAGATGTTCTCCCAGGGAAGACCTATCTACTGAGGATAATCAATGCAGCCCTCAACATGGAGCAGTTTTTTGCCATTGCCAAGCACAATCTTACAATAGTTGAAGCTGATGGAGCATACACAAAGCCATTAACCGTGAGCCAAGTGATGCTTGGTCCTGGTCAAACCATTAATGCTCTCGTAACAACTAATCAGCAGCCAGGCAAATATTCCATATCTGTGGGTCCTTACATGTCTGCTAGGAATGTCACCTTCCAAAACATTTCCTCCATTGCTTACTTCCAATACTCTGGTTATTCTTCAAATAACTTTCCTTTATCTTATGCCCAATTGCCAAGCTTCAACGATACCTTGGTCATTAATACTGTTATGGATGGCCTCCGCAGCTTGGGACCTGTGAATGTCCCAAGGGAGATCGACACCCCCCTTTTCATCACTATTGGAATAAACGTACAGAAATGCACCTCACGGACACCCTCACAAAATTGCAAGGGAATCAACGGAGGCGTGATGGCAGCCTCAATGAACAATGTGAGCTTCATAAAGCCAAATATCTCACTTCTCGAGGCATACTACGAGAAGATCAATGGCCATTATACAGAGGACTTTCCAGACTTCCCACAAAAAGTCTATGATTTTGTTAATCAGGCCCCTAATGACATCCCACATGACACTCAATCCATTATTGGGACCAGAACCAAGGTCATTGAATACGGGTCCAGAGTGCAGATAATCCTACAGGACACAGGGACCGTGACCACAGAAAACCACCCGATTCATCTTCATGGTCACAGCTTTTATGTGGTCGGATATGGTGCAGGAAATTACAGCCCTCAAGCTGCATCCTTCAACTTAGTAGATCCACCTTACCTGAACACCATAGGAGTGCCGTCAGGTGGGTGGGCAGCAATTCGATTCGTTGCAGATAATCCAG GGGTATGGTTCATGCATTGTCACATGGAAGTGCATTTGTCTTGGGGTCTATCGGTGGTGCTCATAGTGAAGAATGGTCAAGGAAAGTTAGAGGCATTACCTCGTCCTCCAACTGATCGACCAAGATGCTAA
- the LOC110784767 gene encoding probable alkaline/neutral invertase F: MAFPQAENTDLVPETISEIPPPSEKPHLPSPKRHVGFTIDEDLDESDSNRSPAIISDETTASTENADVRVPEKSTSTFESVFSEMTLRPVSIRPSPSAANLLSSYEMNGSTGNSNSDIKGDTPKSGGAVKSNGNGNHQQPVAEHPMVADAWDLLKKSIVYFNNDAVGTVAASDTSSEALNYNQVFVRDFIPSALACLMKEPPEAGIVKNFLLKTLLLQSCEKRIDNFTLGKGVMPASFKVQTTDHVKDILVADYGCTAIGRVAPMDSGFWWIILLKSYVKHTGDHSLADRPDVQKGMKLILDLCLSDGFDTFPSLLCADACCMIDRRMGIYGYPIEIQALYFFALRCAKHMLKDVCENKELLDKINAKIKALSYHIRTYYWLDHTQLNNIYRYKTEEYSHTALNKFNVSPESIPDWLFEFMPLKGGYFVGNVSPARMDFRWFLLGNCIAILSSLATPEQASAIMDLIEARWNELVGEMPMKISYPALDGNDWNIVTGFDSKNTQWSYHNGGSWPVLLWLLVSACIKTARPQMARNAIELVEKRLSRDGWPEYYDGKTGRYIGKQARKFQTWSIAGYLVAKKMIENPANLLLVSLEEDKTISKPRLTRSASCSSLP, encoded by the exons ATGGCTTTCCCTCAAGCAGAAAACACCGACCTCGTTCCAGAAACAATCAGTGAAATTCCACCTCCGTCGGAGAAACCGCATTTACCGTCTCCTAAACGTCACGTCGGTTTCACCATAGACGAGGACCTTGACGAAAGCGACAGCAACCGAAGCCCCGCCATAATCTCCGACGAAACCACCGCCTCGACGGAGAATGCAGACGTCAGAGTTCCGGAGAAGAGTACGAGTACTTTTGAGAGCGTCTTTTCGGAAATGACATTGCGTCCAGTTTCCATTCGGCCTTCACCTTCGGCTGCGAACCTCTTGAGCAGCTACGAGATGAACGGAAGCACTGGAAATTCGAATTCCGATATCAAAGGAGACACGCCGAAATCAGGAGGTGCGGTGAAATCCAACGGTAATGGAAATCATCAGCAGCCTGTAGCAGAGCATCCAATGGTGGCGGATGCTTGGGATTTGTTGAAAAAATCAATTGTGTACTTCAATAACGATGCAGTTGGAACTGTCGCTGCTTCCGATACCAGTTCTGAGGCTCTAAACTATAATCAG GTCTTCGTGAGGGACTTCATTCCGAGTGCACTAGCTTGTCTAATGAAAGAACCCCCAGAGGCCGGTATTGTGAAAAATTTCTTGCTGAAAACTCTCCTCCTTCAAAGTTGCGAAAAGAGGATAGATAACTTTACTCTTGGGAAAGGTGTGATGCCAGCGAGCTTTAAGGTTCAGACAACTGACCATGTGAAGGATATTCTGGTAGCTGATTATGGTTGCACCGCAATTGGAAGAGTTGCACCTATGGATTCTGGTTTCTGGTGGATTATTTTGCTGAAATCTTATGTCAAACATACAGGAGACCACTCACTGGCAGATAGGCCCGACGTGCAGAAAGGCATGAAATTGATTCTTGACCTGTGCCTATCTGATGGTTTTGACACTTTCCCATCACTACTCTGTGCAGATGCATGCTGTATGATTGATAGAAGGATG GGAATATATGGGTATCCAATTGAGATTCAGGCTCTTTACTTCTTTGCACTGAGGTGTGCTAAACACATGTTGAAAGATGTGTGTGAAAACAAAGAATTGCTGGACAAGATCAAtgcaaaaatcaaagcacttaGTTACCATATTCGGACCTACTACTGGCTTGATCATACCCAATTGAATAACATATACCGCTATAAAACAGAAGAATACTCTCACACAGCTTTAAACAAGTTCAATGTAAGCCCAGAGTCAATTCCTGATTGGCTGTTCGAGTTCATGCCCTTAAAAGGTGGTTATTTCGTAGGCAATGTCAGCCCAGCTCGCATGGACTTCAGGTGGTTCTTGCTTGGTAACTGCATTGCTATCTTAAGCAGTCTTGCTACACCAGAACAAGCATCAGCCATAATGGACTTGATTGAGGCGCGATGGAATGAGTTAGTTGGAGAGATGCCCATGAAAATCTCTTATCCGGCTCTAGATGGCAATGACTGGAACATTGTCACAGGGTTTGATTCCAAGAATACTCAGTGGAGTTACCACAATGGTGGATCTTGGCCAG ttctgctgtggttgcTGGTATCTGCATGCATCAAGACCGCGAGGCCTCAGATGGCCAGAAATGCCATAGAATTGGTGGAGAAACGTCTTTCTCGTGATGGCTGGCCAGAGTACTATGATGGGAAGACAGGTCGCTATATCGGGAAGCAAGCAAGGAAGTTTCAGACATGGAGCATTGCTGGCTACCTGGTCGCAAAGAAGATGATAGAGAATCCAGCCAATCTTCTGCTTGTCTCACTTGAGGAAGACAAGACAATTTCCAAGCCAAGGCTCACACGCTCTGCCTCGTGCAGTAGTCTTCCCTAG